TTATGGTTACGGAAAAAATGCTCCCATTTTTTTAAGTATTACCTTAGGCACTGGTGTCGGTTCAGGTTTAATTTTGAATGGTAAGTTATATACAGGAAGATTTGGTTCAGGTTTGGAGGCTGGTCATATGGTTATTGAGCCATATGGTAAAAAGTGTGCTTGTGGCCGTAGGGGTTGTTGGGAGACTTTGGTGGCCGGTCCGGCAATTGTGGCTAGAACCAAGGAGGCTTTGGAAAAATCCAATACTTCCCTTTTAAGTGGGAAGGATTTGACTACAGAATTAATTTTTCAAGCAGCTCGTCAAGGTGATTGCTTGGCGGAAAAAATAGTGGCGGAAACTATTTTTTATTTGGCTGTGGGTTTAGCTAATTTAATAAATTTATTTAATCCTTATAAAATTAGTTTGGGGGGAGGAGTAAGTGAAGCTGAGGAAATTGTCGGAAAACGACTGCGGGAAAAAATTAATAATTATATTTTTCCCACAATTAGGGATAAGGTAGAGATCTATAAAGCAAAACAAAGTTATTGGGCTGGATTAATAGGTGCTGCAAGCTTATGGCTGCAAAGTCATAAAACTCATTAAGGTTTGGCAGTTTGACATTAACTAAAAACTTTTATAAAATTGTGAA
Above is a window of Clostridia bacterium DNA encoding:
- a CDS encoding ROK family protein, with product MPNLALGIDVGGSTIQAGLVDSQGEILESLVVPTFKEKGADYVLKQIVSLSRQLIQFAGTNLLGLGVALPGEIDCLQGICLYSPNLKWRNQSISDYLIRETGLAVRLVNDANAACLGEYYYGYGKNAPIFLSITLGTGVGSGLILNGKLYTGRFGSGLEAGHMVIEPYGKKCACGRRGCWETLVAGPAIVARTKEALEKSNTSLLSGKDLTTELIFQAARQGDCLAEKIVAETIFYLAVGLANLINLFNPYKISLGGGVSEAEEIVGKRLREKINNYIFPTIRDKVEIYKAKQSYWAGLIGAASLWLQSHKTH